The Haladaptatus cibarius D43 genome window below encodes:
- a CDS encoding NADH-ubiquinone oxidoreductase-F iron-sulfur binding region domain-containing protein produces MGTAVESVSDAPILRVSGGVGWERATAVLDSARDEADTVSVVEVGPTGIEALEPLVSVTEGDTTVFHANCTPERGRALVSELESGNLPDDGAHAVVTHEGEQTELPIPDDGPLSVGHRDVLARCGWTDPTKILDNESLVAEDARNGPKDVFSQVTQFGLLGRGRGDARMNEPIAEEWNIARKTEGDPVVVVNAGEIDDRNRTDRLLLQSDPVSVLDGATAVAHVVGAEDVIIYCPESAVEAQQRVREAVRAFRKTDDGENLTIQRFGSPDQYIASEPTMALEALEGNDRLEARLRPPSPAKHGLYGRPTVVHTPRTFAQVRRALTVPEKFDADDADPGTRLVTVTGDVAAPATIELPTGGSLSDCRNAISVDGEFKMACVGGQFGGLTRSLDHSPSAPALAGARLGTDGVVELLNQSRCAVATAGTRARFAEEKNCGRCVPCREGSKQLVGMLRDVYSGEFADDSLRELTRTMRESSICYFGQSASRPVTTAMDEFEPEFHAHAEGRCPSGACEEIKS; encoded by the coding sequence ATGGGAACTGCTGTAGAATCCGTTTCTGACGCTCCGATTCTTCGCGTCTCTGGCGGGGTTGGGTGGGAGCGCGCTACCGCCGTTTTGGACAGCGCGCGCGACGAAGCCGACACCGTTTCAGTCGTAGAAGTCGGCCCGACTGGAATCGAAGCACTCGAACCCCTCGTTTCGGTGACGGAGGGCGATACGACCGTTTTCCACGCAAACTGCACGCCGGAGCGAGGGAGAGCCCTCGTTTCGGAACTGGAATCGGGAAATCTTCCGGACGACGGCGCACACGCCGTCGTCACGCACGAAGGCGAACAAACCGAACTGCCGATACCGGACGATGGCCCGCTTTCGGTCGGTCACAGAGACGTGCTCGCACGCTGTGGCTGGACTGACCCGACGAAAATACTGGACAACGAATCCCTCGTCGCCGAGGACGCGCGAAACGGCCCCAAAGACGTGTTCTCGCAAGTCACGCAGTTCGGCCTCCTCGGGCGAGGACGCGGCGATGCACGAATGAACGAACCGATTGCGGAAGAATGGAACATCGCACGCAAAACCGAGGGCGACCCCGTTGTCGTCGTCAACGCGGGTGAAATCGACGACCGAAACCGAACCGACCGACTCCTGCTGCAAAGCGACCCGGTTTCCGTGCTCGACGGCGCGACGGCAGTCGCGCACGTCGTCGGCGCGGAGGATGTTATCATCTACTGTCCGGAATCGGCAGTCGAAGCCCAACAGCGCGTTCGAGAGGCAGTCCGCGCATTTCGGAAAACCGACGATGGCGAGAACCTGACGATTCAACGTTTCGGATCGCCAGACCAGTACATCGCGTCGGAACCGACGATGGCGCTGGAGGCGCTGGAAGGGAACGACCGGCTGGAAGCACGGCTTCGGCCGCCGAGTCCAGCGAAGCATGGACTGTACGGGCGACCGACCGTGGTTCACACTCCCAGAACCTTCGCACAGGTTCGTCGGGCGCTGACGGTTCCCGAGAAGTTCGACGCCGACGACGCCGACCCCGGTACCCGACTCGTCACCGTGACCGGCGACGTGGCGGCACCCGCGACAATCGAACTGCCGACCGGCGGGTCGCTTTCGGACTGTCGGAACGCGATTTCTGTGGACGGCGAGTTCAAGATGGCCTGCGTCGGCGGGCAGTTCGGCGGACTCACTCGCTCGCTTGACCACTCGCCGAGTGCGCCCGCGTTGGCGGGCGCACGCCTCGGAACCGACGGCGTGGTCGAACTGCTGAACCAGTCGCGGTGTGCAGTTGCGACGGCGGGGACGCGGGCCAGATTCGCCGAGGAGAAAAACTGCGGGCGCTGTGTGCCCTGCCGAGAAGGCTCAAAGCAGTTGGTCGGGATGCTCCGTGACGTGTATTCCGGCGAGTTCGCGGACGATTCGCTCCGCGAACTCACCCGGACGATGCGCGAATCTAGTATCTGTTATTTCGGCCAATCGGCGTCCCGCCCCGTCACGACCGCGATGGACGAGTTCGAACCGGAGTTTCACGCACACGCCGAAGGACGCTGCCCGAGCGGTGCGTGCGAGGAGATTAAATCATGA
- a CDS encoding PaaI family thioesterase, producing MDIEAFFEGMPFADLLGVEVTEAEDGHAEGKIEMRDELSWNQDQQMAHGGVTFTLADTVGGAALVSLNDQPVPTIDMRIDYLSAGTGDLYAEADVVRNGSDVGTVDVSVYDEDDEHIAEARGVYKTG from the coding sequence ATGGACATCGAAGCGTTCTTCGAAGGGATGCCCTTCGCCGACCTGCTGGGGGTCGAAGTAACCGAGGCCGAGGACGGCCACGCCGAAGGCAAAATCGAAATGCGCGACGAACTGTCGTGGAACCAAGACCAGCAGATGGCTCACGGCGGCGTCACGTTCACCCTCGCTGACACCGTCGGCGGCGCGGCGCTCGTCTCGCTCAACGACCAACCCGTCCCGACCATCGACATGCGAATCGACTACCTGAGCGCGGGGACGGGCGACCTCTATGCCGAAGCCGACGTGGTACGAAACGGAAGCGACGTGGGAACCGTCGATGTGAGCGTCTACGACGAAGACGACGAACACATCGCGGAAGCCCGCGGCGTCTACAAAACCGGGTGA
- a CDS encoding enoyl-CoA hydratase/isomerase family protein: MHVSDDDGIRTVTFDRPEVRNAFTPEAAGELAEILAESDPKSIDAVVLTGEGKAFSAGGDIESMAEREENVREAYERVRDTLSRVVHEVLSAPVPVVAKVNGDAVGAGMALVTAADFAYASESARFAASFINVGLIPDMGGTFLLPRLVGLRKAKELAFTGELISAEEAEELDVVNEVVPDEQLDARVTELTDTLAKQPTHTIALGKQALHENLGKDWREALDYETMVQSQAYDMPAHKEGVSAFLEGRKPEFE; the protein is encoded by the coding sequence ATGCACGTCTCTGACGACGACGGAATCCGGACGGTGACGTTCGACCGACCCGAAGTACGAAACGCGTTCACACCTGAGGCCGCGGGCGAACTCGCCGAAATTCTGGCCGAAAGCGACCCGAAATCCATCGACGCGGTCGTGTTGACGGGCGAAGGAAAGGCGTTCAGCGCGGGCGGCGACATCGAATCCATGGCCGAGCGCGAGGAAAACGTCCGGGAGGCCTACGAGCGTGTCCGGGACACGCTCTCGCGGGTCGTCCACGAAGTGCTCTCTGCGCCGGTTCCCGTCGTCGCAAAAGTGAATGGTGATGCGGTCGGTGCGGGAATGGCGCTCGTCACGGCGGCGGATTTCGCCTACGCCTCGGAATCTGCCCGATTCGCCGCCTCGTTCATCAACGTCGGCCTCATTCCGGATATGGGTGGCACCTTCCTCCTCCCGCGACTCGTTGGTCTGCGGAAAGCGAAGGAACTCGCGTTCACGGGCGAACTGATTTCGGCGGAAGAGGCCGAGGAGTTGGACGTGGTGAACGAAGTCGTGCCGGACGAACAACTCGACGCCCGCGTTACCGAACTGACCGACACGCTGGCGAAACAGCCAACTCACACAATCGCACTCGGAAAGCAAGCTTTGCACGAGAATCTGGGCAAAGATTGGCGCGAGGCGTTGGATTACGAGACGATGGTGCAGTCCCAAGCCTACGACATGCCCGCTCACAAAGAGGGTGTCTCGGCATTTTTAGAAGGGAGAAAGCCCGAGTTCGAGTGA
- a CDS encoding dihydrolipoyl dehydrogenase family protein: MEEFDIVVIGGGTGNKIALAGAERGLDVALIERGPIGGTCVNRGCNPSKTLIHRADVVETVRRASEFGIDTEVTGIDFRNIVREVTETVDGKSERMEQTDRDHENITLYREEARFVDDRTLELDDGGERVSGEKVVVAGGARPIVPPIEGLDDVDFLTSKDALRLDSQPEQLVIIGGGYIAAELGYFYEMMGTAVTIIGRSDLLLSNEDREVAETFTEIARGRHDVHTGHEATAVAQNGNQVTVTAESEAGDEITVSGDTLLIAAGRRPNTDLLDVETAGIDTDDRGFVRTNEYLETTAQNVWAQGDIAGSYQLKHAADQEAKYVEKNALDGEREAVDYSSMGHAVFTSPQVAGTGKTEQELEESSREYVVGNCAYRDTVMGKALKAENGFVKVLANPEDSEILGCHIIGPEASTLIHEVLLALASGSGTVSDVTDTIHIHPALSKVVLKAFEDV; encoded by the coding sequence ATGGAGGAGTTCGACATCGTCGTTATCGGTGGGGGGACAGGGAACAAAATCGCACTCGCAGGCGCGGAACGAGGGCTGGACGTGGCACTCATCGAACGCGGGCCAATCGGCGGCACCTGCGTCAATCGCGGATGTAATCCGTCGAAAACGCTGATTCATCGCGCCGACGTGGTAGAAACGGTGAGACGGGCCAGCGAGTTCGGCATCGACACCGAGGTGACCGGAATCGACTTCCGGAACATCGTGCGCGAGGTGACGGAAACCGTCGATGGAAAATCGGAGCGAATGGAACAAACCGACCGCGACCACGAAAACATCACGCTCTACCGAGAGGAAGCCCGATTCGTGGACGACCGAACGCTGGAACTGGATGACGGCGGCGAGCGCGTCAGCGGCGAGAAAGTCGTCGTCGCTGGCGGGGCGCGACCGATCGTTCCGCCAATCGAGGGACTGGACGACGTGGACTTCCTCACGAGCAAAGACGCGCTCCGACTCGACTCGCAACCGGAACAGCTCGTCATCATCGGTGGCGGCTACATCGCCGCGGAACTGGGCTACTTCTACGAGATGATGGGAACCGCGGTGACCATCATCGGACGGAGCGACCTGCTTCTGTCGAACGAAGACCGCGAAGTCGCGGAGACGTTCACCGAAATCGCCCGCGGTCGTCACGACGTGCACACCGGCCACGAAGCGACGGCGGTTGCACAGAATGGGAATCAGGTGACGGTTACGGCGGAATCCGAAGCTGGAGACGAAATCACTGTTTCCGGTGATACCCTGCTCATCGCGGCGGGACGCCGACCGAACACCGACCTTCTCGACGTGGAAACAGCGGGAATCGACACCGACGACCGCGGATTCGTGCGAACGAACGAATATCTCGAAACGACCGCGCAAAACGTCTGGGCACAGGGCGACATCGCGGGAAGCTACCAGTTGAAACACGCCGCAGACCAAGAGGCGAAGTACGTCGAGAAGAACGCGCTCGATGGAGAGCGCGAGGCTGTCGATTATTCGAGCATGGGGCACGCCGTTTTCACGTCGCCGCAGGTCGCGGGAACCGGAAAGACCGAGCAGGAACTCGAAGAATCAAGTCGGGAGTACGTCGTCGGAAACTGCGCCTATCGAGATACGGTGATGGGAAAAGCCCTGAAAGCGGAGAACGGATTCGTAAAAGTGCTCGCCAACCCCGAAGACAGCGAAATCCTCGGCTGTCACATCATCGGCCCGGAAGCTTCGACGCTGATTCACGAAGTTCTGCTGGCGTTGGCGAGTGGGTCGGGAACCGTCTCCGACGTGACCGACACGATTCATATCCATCCGGCACTGAGCAAAGTGGTGCTGAAAGCGTTCGAGGATGTGTGA